From the Thermococcus guaymasensis DSM 11113 genome, one window contains:
- a CDS encoding FAD-dependent oxidoreductase encodes MRLTEHPVLHFKRGKEVTIYFEGKPIKAYEGETIAMALHAAGIRVLSYSGEKHRPRGLFCAIGKCSSCLVKVNGIPNVRSCITLVEDGMRIEIQRGKEELPKTAKPPAWKDAPRYEADVVVIGGGPAGLMAAIHAADAGASVILIDEQPMLGGQLVKQTHKFFGKREQFAGVRGVEIARILSDEVKKRENIRVFLETSAVGIFQEGEKKLVTAVRKNTELLEFTGKSLVVATGAMERMISFENNDLPGVYGAGAIQTLMNTYGVKPGEGVLIVGAGNVGLILAYQLIQAGVEVKAIVEAMPKIGGYFVHAAKVRRLGVPILTRHTILRAEGKEKVERAVVAQLDENWKPIPGTEKVFDVDVIALAVGLRPSIELLHQAGCQIKYVRELGGHVVVRDDRMETTVQGIFVAGDSAGIEEATTAMLEGKIAGIAAALKAGVASPEWLKEIRKAQRDLDEFRSGPFGRRVLEGIKKVLVVKE; translated from the coding sequence ATGCGCCTCACTGAGCATCCTGTTCTACACTTTAAGCGCGGTAAGGAGGTCACAATATACTTTGAAGGAAAGCCCATCAAGGCCTATGAGGGTGAAACTATAGCAATGGCCCTTCACGCCGCAGGCATACGGGTCCTGAGCTACAGCGGGGAGAAACACCGGCCCAGGGGGCTCTTCTGCGCTATCGGCAAGTGCTCTTCCTGTCTCGTAAAGGTCAATGGTATCCCAAACGTTCGCTCCTGCATAACCCTCGTTGAGGATGGCATGAGGATAGAGATTCAGAGGGGCAAGGAGGAACTCCCCAAAACGGCAAAACCTCCCGCGTGGAAGGACGCACCTAGATACGAGGCTGACGTGGTGGTTATCGGTGGAGGGCCCGCCGGCCTGATGGCGGCCATACACGCCGCGGACGCCGGGGCCAGTGTCATATTGATCGACGAGCAACCCATGCTCGGCGGTCAGCTCGTCAAGCAGACCCACAAGTTCTTCGGCAAACGCGAGCAGTTCGCGGGAGTTAGAGGTGTGGAGATAGCAAGGATCCTAAGCGACGAGGTGAAAAAGAGGGAGAACATCAGGGTCTTTCTGGAGACCTCTGCCGTCGGCATCTTCCAGGAAGGGGAGAAAAAGCTTGTTACGGCGGTCCGGAAAAACACCGAACTGCTTGAATTCACCGGGAAGAGCCTCGTAGTCGCGACGGGTGCGATGGAGAGGATGATATCCTTCGAGAACAACGACCTGCCTGGAGTCTACGGCGCTGGAGCCATTCAGACGCTCATGAACACCTACGGCGTCAAGCCCGGCGAGGGGGTTCTCATAGTTGGAGCCGGAAACGTGGGGCTTATTCTGGCGTACCAGCTCATCCAGGCCGGCGTTGAGGTAAAGGCGATAGTGGAGGCCATGCCCAAGATTGGCGGTTACTTCGTCCACGCAGCCAAGGTCAGGAGGCTCGGTGTTCCAATACTCACGAGGCACACAATCCTGCGCGCAGAAGGAAAGGAGAAGGTTGAGAGAGCCGTCGTTGCCCAGCTTGACGAGAACTGGAAGCCAATTCCGGGGACGGAGAAGGTCTTTGATGTCGACGTCATAGCTCTCGCCGTCGGCTTGAGGCCCAGCATCGAACTCCTCCATCAGGCAGGCTGTCAGATAAAGTACGTCCGCGAGCTCGGTGGTCACGTTGTAGTAAGGGACGACAGGATGGAGACCACCGTTCAGGGAATCTTTGTTGCCGGCGATTCAGCCGGAATAGAGGAGGCAACCACTGCCATGCTCGAAGGAAAGATAGCGGGGATTGCGGCGGCGCTGAAGGCGGGGGTCGCGTCTCCGGAGTGGCTTAAGGAGATTAGAAAAGCCCAGCGCGACCTCGACGAGTTCCGTTCGGGCCCGTTTGGAAGGCGCGTGCTTGAGGGCATAAAAAAGGTTCTGGTGGTGAAAGAATGA
- a CDS encoding 4Fe-4S dicluster domain-containing protein encodes MSEIPEYLKRGYITPEELFSIIPKPSEERLRKRPVAIPECPQEIPCAPCREVCPVNAIDMPTPNDLPRVNYDKCIGCSLCVQICPGLAFFMVHYVGDKARITMPYELLPVPKRGEEVILLNRVGKPVGKGKVVLVIPREKSMGDTAVVTVEVPIDLAWEVRAIRVVRE; translated from the coding sequence ATGAGCGAGATTCCGGAGTACCTTAAGAGGGGTTACATTACCCCTGAGGAGCTGTTCTCGATAATTCCGAAGCCGAGCGAAGAGAGACTCAGGAAGAGACCGGTAGCAATCCCGGAGTGCCCGCAGGAGATACCCTGCGCCCCGTGCCGTGAGGTGTGCCCGGTGAACGCCATCGACATGCCCACCCCGAATGATCTGCCGAGGGTTAACTACGACAAGTGTATCGGCTGCTCCCTCTGCGTCCAGATTTGCCCTGGCCTGGCCTTCTTCATGGTGCACTACGTCGGCGACAAGGCGAGGATAACGATGCCCTACGAACTCTTGCCCGTCCCGAAGAGGGGCGAGGAAGTTATCCTGCTAAACAGGGTGGGAAAGCCCGTGGGAAAAGGAAAAGTCGTCCTCGTCATCCCGCGCGAGAAGAGCATGGGGGACACGGCGGTTGTAACCGTTGAGGTGCCCATAGACCTCGCTTGGGAGGTTCGGGCTATAAGGGTGGTGAGAGAATGA
- a CDS encoding (2Fe-2S)-binding protein translates to MSEDPREKIIICRCNDVTLKEIEDLIDRGITDIEEIKRLTRIGMGPCQGRTCIPLVVSIIARKTGKKPEEIPVPATRVPVRPVMMGVLAGEMDDEE, encoded by the coding sequence ATGAGTGAAGATCCAAGGGAGAAGATAATAATCTGCCGCTGCAACGACGTTACCCTGAAGGAGATAGAGGATCTGATCGATCGGGGAATAACCGATATCGAGGAGATAAAGCGCCTCACGCGCATTGGCATGGGCCCCTGTCAGGGAAGAACGTGCATTCCCCTCGTGGTGAGCATAATAGCCAGAAAGACCGGTAAAAAACCGGAGGAAATCCCGGTTCCGGCCACCCGCGTCCCGGTGAGGCCCGTAATGATGGGAGTGCTCGCGGGGGAGATGGACGATGAGGAGTGA
- a CDS encoding NAD(P)/FAD-dependent oxidoreductase, which translates to MRSEAKTVIIGGGIIGLSIAYNLAKLGEEDIVVLEKSYLGNGSTFRCGTGIRQQFGDEANIRMMKRSVELWNGLKEELGQDVEFTQSGYLFLIYDEDELQSFKKNVALQNRFGVPSRIITPEEAKEIVPPLNTDGVIAAAWNHTDGKANPFKAVFAYAEAAKKLGVEIYEYTEAKDIRVENGRIKAVVTNRGEIRTGRVINAANAWAPLINKMAGVPIDIPIHPYKHQGVKTEPIKPGQIEPMVISFKHGGVYLTQEANQGGVIGGYGLKYGPTYDITPTYEFLRGVSYRFSQIIPALKYVNVIRIWGGFYAETPDGNAAIGRINEIDEFYIAAGFSGHGFMLAPVVGEAVAELIVDGKTDKPLDFYDPYRFERGELRGRALQMG; encoded by the coding sequence ATGAGGAGTGAAGCTAAGACCGTCATTATAGGCGGCGGCATTATCGGCCTGAGCATAGCCTACAACCTCGCCAAGCTCGGTGAGGAGGACATCGTAGTCCTTGAAAAAAGCTATCTCGGCAACGGCTCAACGTTCCGGTGCGGAACCGGAATTAGACAGCAGTTCGGTGATGAGGCCAACATCAGGATGATGAAGCGCTCGGTCGAGCTCTGGAATGGGTTGAAGGAGGAGCTGGGGCAGGATGTTGAGTTCACCCAGAGCGGTTACCTGTTCCTTATCTACGATGAGGACGAACTCCAGTCCTTCAAAAAGAACGTGGCCCTTCAGAATCGGTTTGGAGTTCCTTCGAGGATAATAACCCCCGAGGAGGCAAAGGAGATAGTCCCGCCCCTCAACACGGACGGGGTTATAGCGGCGGCATGGAACCACACGGACGGAAAGGCGAACCCCTTCAAAGCGGTTTTTGCATATGCAGAGGCCGCCAAAAAGCTTGGGGTTGAGATTTACGAATACACTGAGGCAAAAGACATCCGTGTGGAAAACGGCAGGATAAAGGCCGTCGTTACGAACAGGGGGGAGATACGAACCGGAAGGGTCATAAACGCGGCCAACGCGTGGGCCCCCCTCATAAACAAGATGGCGGGAGTTCCGATTGACATCCCCATCCACCCCTACAAGCACCAGGGCGTCAAGACGGAGCCGATAAAACCCGGCCAGATCGAACCGATGGTGATATCCTTCAAGCACGGGGGGGTTTACCTGACCCAGGAGGCCAACCAGGGAGGGGTCATAGGTGGCTACGGCCTCAAATATGGCCCGACCTACGACATCACGCCCACCTATGAGTTCCTCAGGGGCGTTAGTTACCGGTTCAGTCAGATCATCCCCGCGCTCAAGTATGTAAACGTCATCAGGATCTGGGGTGGATTTTATGCCGAAACACCGGATGGGAACGCTGCTATAGGCAGGATAAATGAGATAGACGAGTTTTACATTGCCGCCGGATTCAGCGGCCACGGCTTCATGCTCGCACCGGTTGTGGGAGAAGCTGTGGCAGAGCTCATCGTGGACGGTAAGACCGACAAGCCGCTCGACTTCTACGATCCCTACCGCTTCGAGCGTGGAGAACTGCGCGGACGGGCCCTTCAGATGGGTTGA
- a CDS encoding class I SAM-dependent methyltransferase: MGSLYDYMRVPMDPSSEHAQRRYGAIKKFFDWALKEELVPRKRELRVLDLCAGTGIAGAALCETLHEWGIKGSLTLVDKRGEDLSLVKNWLSREEEVTGIVGDCLTELPKLRDFDVALLWGHSMAHFNPFQAAKLFRSVAEVLNPGGIFLIEETNNFERLFYRGRYRSPYVEVKSDEWALLSLDEGYSRKRDTITIGFYRIPNWELVERTELRFWDLAGIAGMLSMAFEKVGIVSKAEHGIVGVDDVVYALLPHRA; encoded by the coding sequence ATGGGCTCTCTGTATGATTACATGAGAGTACCAATGGATCCTTCCAGTGAACACGCTCAGAGGAGGTATGGGGCAATAAAGAAGTTCTTCGACTGGGCCCTCAAAGAGGAGCTCGTACCCAGAAAGAGGGAGCTTAGGGTTCTTGACCTGTGCGCTGGAACCGGTATAGCGGGCGCAGCTCTCTGTGAGACACTCCACGAGTGGGGAATCAAAGGCTCTCTGACGCTTGTTGATAAAAGGGGAGAAGATTTGTCCCTGGTCAAGAATTGGCTTTCCAGGGAGGAGGAAGTTACTGGGATAGTCGGTGACTGCCTCACAGAACTCCCGAAGCTGAGGGACTTCGATGTTGCTCTGCTTTGGGGCCACAGTATGGCCCACTTCAACCCGTTTCAGGCCGCCAAGCTCTTCCGAAGTGTTGCGGAAGTGCTGAACCCGGGCGGAATCTTCCTCATTGAAGAGACCAACAACTTTGAGAGGCTCTTTTACCGAGGACGCTACCGTAGCCCGTACGTTGAGGTTAAAAGCGACGAGTGGGCTCTTTTATCCCTTGATGAGGGATATTCAAGGAAAAGAGACACCATAACCATTGGGTTCTACAGAATTCCTAATTGGGAGCTTGTTGAGCGAACTGAACTCAGGTTCTGGGATCTAGCAGGAATCGCCGGAATGCTCTCGATGGCCTTTGAGAAGGTCGGCATTGTTTCCAAAGCCGAACATGGGATTGTGGGTGTCGATGACGTGGTCTATGCGTTGCTACCTCACCGAGCGTAG
- a CDS encoding nitrilase — MVKVAFGQMRPILLDPEANYSKAEELVAEAAENNVKLIVLPELFDTGYNFKSREEVEEVASPIPDGKTTRVLVRLARRYRIFIVAGTAEKDRLGRLYNSAVVVGPSGYLGRYRKVHLFAREKEFFEPGNLGFEVFNLGFVRVGVMICFDWFFPESARTLALKGAEIIAHPANLVMPYAPRAMPIRALENRVYTITADRVGEERGLRFIGRSQINSPLAETLVEGSEDGEEIGIAEVDLSLARSKRLNDYNDIFRDRRPEYYAR, encoded by the coding sequence ATGGTAAAAGTTGCTTTTGGCCAGATGAGGCCAATTCTGCTTGACCCCGAGGCCAATTACTCCAAGGCCGAAGAGCTAGTTGCCGAAGCTGCCGAGAATAACGTTAAGCTCATAGTCCTTCCCGAGCTTTTTGATACAGGGTACAATTTCAAGAGCAGAGAAGAAGTTGAAGAAGTTGCCTCCCCGATACCCGACGGAAAAACTACCCGCGTTCTTGTACGCCTTGCAAGGCGATACAGAATTTTCATAGTTGCCGGAACGGCTGAGAAAGACCGCTTGGGCAGGCTGTACAACTCCGCAGTCGTAGTCGGTCCTTCAGGTTACCTCGGAAGGTATCGGAAGGTTCACCTCTTCGCCCGCGAAAAGGAGTTCTTCGAGCCGGGTAACCTCGGTTTTGAAGTCTTCAACCTCGGCTTTGTTCGAGTGGGCGTCATGATATGCTTTGATTGGTTCTTCCCGGAGAGCGCAAGAACTCTTGCCCTTAAAGGGGCCGAAATAATCGCCCATCCTGCCAACCTCGTCATGCCCTACGCTCCCAGGGCTATGCCGATAAGGGCCCTTGAGAACAGGGTCTACACGATAACCGCGGATCGTGTGGGTGAGGAAAGGGGGCTCAGGTTCATAGGGAGGAGCCAGATCAACTCCCCCCTCGCGGAGACTCTGGTGGAAGGAAGCGAAGACGGGGAAGAAATAGGAATTGCGGAGGTTGACCTCTCCCTTGCAAGGAGCAAGAGGCTCAACGACTACAACGACATATTTAGAGACAGGAGGCCCGAATACTACGCTCGGTGA